In Ananas comosus cultivar F153 linkage group 7, ASM154086v1, whole genome shotgun sequence, the sequence GTCGCTTTATGCTTACGAGTGCAACTGTGATACCTTATCTAGTTAGGCTCATGATGCATTATTGGATTCCTTTTTGCAAAGTCAATGCACTTTGTATATTTATATCGCCAAATTATTAGNCCCCCTCTATTCTCTCTGTGTCCCCTACAGCACCAGAAAGTGATGTGCAGAGTTTTATTTCGGAGTGGTTAATTTATTCATATGAAGCGAATGAGTGAAAAATTCGGCTCTTATGGAACATCGAAAATATCAGTGAAGAATAGGTTGGCAAGAAATTCTAAATCAATAGACCGTCCTCAATCAACATTTCTTCTTACCACAAGCACAAGGCTAAATCCGACATGTTGGACCTGTTAACTAAATCATTTTGTCCTCAATCAAACTTTCTCCATATTCTTCCTTTTGTAAAACGATACAAAGATCATCCCAGTTTCTACTATGTTtcattctatataatttaagaaTTAAGAATCATGTCAAATATTTAGATCTCTCTTGCACTTGCTGTTGCTCATGTCTTAATTGCGCAGAGAAGGATGGAGAAGTCAAGAACAGGCATCTTTCTGTTGTATCTGAAGTTGTATCCTGGGCGATATGAGGCAAGTTATTGTCTACTTAGTACCGATGATGAATTGTCTACGTTATCGTTGCTAAAATTTTATCGCGATGCTGCAGATAAAGTTTATTGTTGATGGTACCTGGAAAATAGACCCGCTGCTTCCCACTGTGAATAATAACGGCAATGAGAATAACCTCCTAATCGTTCCTTAACTCCAAGTTTGCCGACCTTGTATGCAGTTTTGTAGACTCTTGTAGATGATAGTGTGACTAACACAACATTGATAATCTGATGTTTTCTTTCATAACAGCAGCATTAGATTTGTGAATTCTTAGTAGAActcatttaatttttagtacAATAGGGTGGTAGTCGTATTTGGATATATCTTCTTACAAAGAGCACTGATGTGTGATACTGTAGTCGCAACATGTACTCTGTAAAACAATTTTTCGTCTGAGGTATAAGCATCAGAAATTCCTATATTTGTTGCTAGTTAACAAATTTGGACTAAAGACATGGTACTGCATGTGCATGTAAGTAATTAAGCTAAAATGTTATGCATGAGTTTGAGCTGCCTCTTTTATTGaacataaaacaaaattttgggATAGTACTCTATCCagagataaaaatatcaattcgGATGCTTTATCGGCGAAATTGAATATTCGGGCTTCAATTGTGCTGCATTCGAGAAATTATTCCCTGCACTTGATTTGGtgttcaaatttgatttttgtcaTGTAAATCTTTTGAATATCGCACAGAACACATCAAAtgagttaaatttttgattttgtgGAGTCTATCATAGAGGTGTAGGACATGTACTTAAAACCTTTTTCATCACATCAAGCATTGGAGCTACGCACTTGATCACAAAGGATTTGCATTATACAAAATATAGTATTCATTGCTGAGTGTCGATGTATACAAAATACAAAGCATACACAACTTGACTCCCAAACCTGATGCAGGTTGCTGAGTCCCTCACCAAACCCACTCCCATTTCAAAGCTTTTGTTTCTCTACACAAATCACTCACCATTCCACTTCTACTCACCCTTCTAGtaatttatatatgtaatatgtaatcATCCTTATCACACTTTCTATCCAATCCAAGCAAAGTAACTTCATGTAGCAATAGTAGAAATAGATTCTGCTACACAAGTGTTGCGCACTCTCTCACTCTTGTTgctatttgagagaaaaaaaaaaaaaattcccaggTTATCCAACAACTTAGAAGAAGCCCCATCACTACCAATTTTCCTTGAGAATCATCTAGCTACTCTGCATTACTCCCATTTTGCTCAAGAAACTCACAGCTTTTATGGAACTACTTTACCTTCCCCGCCCCCTTCTCCGGCCTCCACCTTCGCCGTCTCCGGCGTGCCCTTGTATCTGTAGGAATGCGCGCACACCACGAAATACGCGAAATTCACGGCGCCCATACCGGCTAACACGTAGTAGAAGTAATCCAACTTCCCTGTGTTTATGTTGTCGTTCAGCCAGCTCGGCCGCCCGTCGCCTCCCGTGCTCTTGTGTATCACGGCGACGATGATGCTGCTCAGGTAGCTCGCCCCCGCCACGCTGCAGTAGAAGAGCGACCCGGCGATGGACTGCATTTGCTCGGGGAACTGCCGGTTGTAGAACTCGATCTGACCCACCGCGTTGAACGCCTCGGCGACGCCCAAGAGAACGAGCTGCGGCGCAAGCCACAGGGCGGAGAGGGGCGAAACGCCGCCGTGGGCGATGGCCGAGCGCCTCCGCTTCTCTTCGACCAGTCCGGCCACCACCATGGAGAAGACGGAGATCACCAGGCCCACTCCTTGCCGTTGGAGCAATGTTATCCCGCTCTCGATACCTGTTGAATATGAAATATTACGATATATACATGTACAAATATATCTTCAATAAAAACAACCTGTTTACACGACTATCCCTCTCCAAAAGAGATGTATATCGTACATCCCACTCATCTAAATTTCATTCTCTGGATGAATTGGTATAAATCATACATTACAAAATAGAGTGTATGGATAGCTTTTTCTGTTGTGGAGTTAACTCTAAACAGTTTACGCTTTTGGAGGGAAACAATAAAACGGCTTGTTTTACGTACCGGTGATGCGTCTAGCGAGGGGGACGAAGAGCTGGTCGTAGATGGGGATGAAGAGGGTGAGGGTGAGCAAGGCGATGGTGGCGAAGGAGCCCGCGGGGATCTGGAAGTGCGGTCCGAGGTGGCGGTCCATTGTCAAGGCCTGGAGCACTGCGAAGGTCCACTGCTGGGCCAAGGCCACGAAGCAGATGATGCCGGCGGCCCAGACGGGGATGATCCTGATGAGGCACTTCATCTCCTCAACCTGCTGCACGCTGCAGAGCCGCCATGGGTTTGCGACGCTGCCGTCTTCTTTGACCTCGCCATCGCAGACGATCGCGGCCTTATTCAACCAACTGAACATAAGAAAAGCGAAAAACAAGACAATGTGCGAGAGTTTAAGTTCACTTCTATCAATTTATGTAAAAACAGAAATGCAGAACACAAGTATGCCGGATCGTTGGTGTGGATCGGTGGCGCTAattattagaaatacgcaaccaactgtgggtcttgattgtgactcaATCCAACCAGTCTCACACCACTTTGAATATAATTTGGTCCAAACTGAGCTCCCGCCATTTCGAATGTAACTCAGTTCAATCTGGCTTTCCGCCGCAGGGCAGAATGTTGGCCCCACTAAGCCAACAAAGGAAACTATATTGATCAGCTTTTCCTAACCTGAACTGGAGTGTCAACGGAAGCCGCGTAATCCGCGAGCCCTTAGCGAGCTGTCCGCGATACAGCTTCGCCTCCTGCTCCGCCGCGTCCTCCGCTGCGGGCAGCTGCAGCCGCCTCTTCCTTATCGCCGCGACGAAAGCGTGCACCACCCCGGAAAAGACGCTCCCTTCGGGCAGCACGTAGACGTACAGCCTCGTGCCGAGAAAGAAGAACGCGATCGACAGCACCATGAGGCACGTCGGAATGCTGAACCCGAGTGTCCAGCTATACGAATCCTGGATGTAGACAACGACGGTCATGCCGATCAGGACTCCGGCCGTGGAGGTGCAGTAGTACCAGTTGAAGTAGCTGGCGAGGCCGTGGCGGCCCTTCTCGGTCTCCTTGTCGAACTGGTCCACGCCGAAGGGCAGGCTGCACGGGCGGATGCCGCCCGCACCGAGGGCCAGCAGGGCGAGGGAGAGGATGAGCACGCCGAGCTGCGCGTGGGACGGGCCCGCGCAATGCCCGGTCAGGGCCGTCGATTGGCTGCAGCTCGGCGGGCGGAGCTGCCGGATTGCTGATGTCAGGGTTAGGATCACCATCCCCTGCAAT encodes:
- the LOC109712284 gene encoding protein NRT1/ PTR FAMILY 2.13-like; the protein is MGGMKCLMRSFVDCVSCSPFLGNESSDETKLVEGGGVVDVDVDVEAKKREPGGWKCMPYIIGNETFERLASYGLTANFTVYLVKRFHMQQLVAVNVANVFNGTANFAPLLGAFLSDAYWGRFRTLAYASFASLLGMVILTLTSAIRQLRPPSCSQSTALTGHCAGPSHAQLGVLILSLALLALGAGGIRPCSLPFGVDQFDKETEKGRHGLASYFNWYYCTSTAGVLIGMTVVVYIQDSYSWTLGFSIPTCLMVLSIAFFFLGTRLYVYVLPEGSVFSGVVHAFVAAIRKRRLQLPAAEDAAEQEAKLYRGQLAKGSRITRLPLTLQFSWLNKAAIVCDGEVKEDGSVANPWRLCSVQQVEEMKCLIRIIPVWAAGIICFVALAQQWTFAVLQALTMDRHLGPHFQIPAGSFATIALLTLTLFIPIYDQLFVPLARRITGIESGITLLQRQGVGLVISVFSMVVAGLVEEKRRRSAIAHGGVSPLSALWLAPQLVLLGVAEAFNAVGQIEFYNRQFPEQMQSIAGSLFYCSVAGASYLSSIIVAVIHKSTGGDGRPSWLNDNINTGKLDYFYYVLAGMGAVNFAYFVVCAHSYRYKGTPETAKVEAGEGGGEGKVVP